From Oryza sativa Japonica Group chromosome 4, ASM3414082v1, one genomic window encodes:
- the LOC4335732 gene encoding calnexin homolog, with the protein MVGGRALLPLLLLSALLVQIRASDPLFYEPFDESFEGRWVLSGKDDYKGVWKHEKSDGHEDYGLLVSEKAKKYAIIKELDEPVTLKDGTVVLQFEVRLQNGLECGGAYLKYIRPQDAAWDAKEFDNETPYTIMFGPDKCGSTNKVHFILKHKNPKTGKYVEHHLKFPPSVPYDKLSHVYTAILKPDNEVRILVDGEEKKKANFLSADDFEPSLIPSKTIPDPDDKKPEDWDERAKIPDPDAVKPDDWDEDAPMEIEDEEATKPEGWLDDEPEEIDDPEANKPEDWDDEEDGEWEAPKIDNPKCEEAPGCGEWKRPMKQNPAYKGKWHAPLIDNPNYKGIWKPQEIPNPEYFELDKPDSDPIAAIGIEIWTMQDGILFDNILIADDEKVATSILEKSWKPKYEVEKEKEKAEEAAAAAGDGLSEFQKKIFDVLYKLADIPFLEPYKTKIIDVIEKGEKQPNITIGILVSIVVVFVTVLFRILFGGKKPAAPVKPVAEVKKPKSTESEAAGSSGGKEDEKEEEEKDGAAAPRRRSRRET; encoded by the exons ATGGTGGGTGGGCGCGCGCTCCTGCCGCTGCTTCTGCTCTCCGCGCTGCTCGTCCAGATCCGCGCCTCCGATCCG CTGTTCTATGAGCCGTTCGACGAGAGCTTCGAGGGGAGGTGGGTTCTCTCCGGGAAGGACGACTACAAAG GTGTATGGAAGCACGAAAAGAGTGATGGACATGAAGACTATGGCCTGCTTGTTAGTGAGAAGGCCAAGAAATATGCCATAATCAAGGAGCTTGATGAGCCTGTTACTTTGAAGGATGGGACTGTTGTCCTGCAGTTTGAAGTGAGGCTTCAGAATGGCCTTGAGTGTGGAGGTGCATATCTTAAGTACATTCGTCCTCAGGATGCTGCATGGGATGCCAAGGAGTTTGATAATGAGACTCCTTACACTATTATGTTTGGTCCTGACAAATGTGGATCAACTAACAAGGTGCATTTCATCCTTAAGCACAAGAACCCCAAGACTGGCAAGTATGTTGAACACCACCTCAAGTTCCCACCTTCTGTCCCATATGATAAGCTCTCTCATGTCTACACGGCTATCTTGAAGCCTGATAATGAGGTGAGAATTTTGGTTGATggggaagagaagaagaaggcaAACTTCCTTTCTGCTGATGATTTTGAGCCATCACTTATCCCATCCAAGACCATTCCTGATCCTGATGACAAAAAGCCAGAAGACTGGGATGAGAGAGCTAAAATCCCTGATCCAGATGCTGTGAAGCCTGATGACTGGGATGAGGATGCCCCCATGGAAATTGAGGACGAAGAGGCCACAAAGCCAGAGGGGTGGCTGGATGATGAGCCAGAGGAAATTGATGATCCGGAGGCTAACAAGCCTGAAGACTGGGATGATGAGGAGGATGGAGAATGGGAAGCACCAAAGATTGACAACCCCAAGTGTGAAGAGGCTCCTGGTTGTGGTGAGTGGAAGAGGCCGATGAAGCAGAACCCTGCTTACAAGGGCAAGTGGCATGCGCCTCTTATCGACAACCCCAACTACAAAGGAATCTGGAAGCCCCAAGAGATCCCCAACCCTGAGTACTTCGAGCTTGACAAGCCTGACTCTGATCCGATTGCCGCTATTGGGATTGAGATCTGGACGATGCAAGATGGCATCCTGTTTGACAACATTTTGATCGCTGATGATGAGAAGGTTGCCACTTCTATCCTGGAGAAGTCTTGGAAGCCCAAGTACGAAgtagagaaggagaaggagaaggctgaggaggcagcagcggcagcaggtGATGGTCTTTCTGAGTTCCAG AAGAAGATCTTTGACGTTCTGTACAAACTCGCTGACATTCCATTCTTGGAACCCTACAAGACTAAGATCATT GATGTAATTGAGAAGGGAGAGAAGCAGCCCAACATCACCATTGGAATTCTGGTCTCCATCGTTGTCGTCTTTGTGACTGTGCTCTTCAGGATCCTGTTCGGCGGCAAGAAGCCAGCG GCTCCTGTGAAGCCCGTAGCCGAGGTCAAAAAACCAAAGTCTACCGAGTCCGAAGCAGCTGGAAGCAGCGGTGGCAAGGAGGACgagaaggaagaggaagagaaggatGGAGCTGCTGCCCCACGCCGGAGGTCCCGAAGGGAGACATGA